Within the Bacillus pumilus genome, the region AGGAGCCGCTTCCAAAGGCAGGACAATATGCGGTCATTTTGGACAGCCATGACGAACCAAAAGCCATCATAGAGATCACACATGTAGATGTCATGCCGATGAATGAGGTTCCAGAATCATTTGCCCGAGCAGAAGGTGAAGGCGATCTTTCTTATCAATATTGGTACAGAGCCCATCAAGAATTTTTCACAGAAGCACTCGAACCGTACGGATTAGAATTTAAAGAAGACATGCTCCTCGTTTGCGAGCGATTTAAACTTGTTTATTCAGCTTCTTAAGCTTTAAGCGGTGCCAAAAATGGACCGCTTTTTTCATTTCTTTTCTCCTTTCTGAAAAAGGTGTGTTGAGAACACATCTTTAGGTCAGAATAAGATCAAATAGAAAAAGTGAAGAAATTTTCGACTACACCTGTTTTTTTTCGACAAAAGACTATATAATTATTTGATGTGTGCATTGTCTCATTTATACAATGGAGGGTTTTTACATGTTAAAAAGGAAAAAAGACAAGTTTTCCGTCTTGTTAACGGAAATTGCTAAAAATTTAGATGAAACTGCTGAGTATTTTGTTAGCTATAAAGTAACAAATCAAACCACTCTGAAAGAATTTTCTGACACATTGAAGGAATATGAGACAAAAGGTGATAATCATGTTCATACTATGATTAAAGAGCTGAACAAAGCCTTTATTACACCGATTGAACGTGAAGACATTCTTCAATTGACGAATAGCCTCGACGATGTTTTAGATGGAATTGAGCATTTTTCAGCAACAATGGAAATTTATTCAATGACAAGCTCTGACGAACATATCGACAAATTCAGCCACTACATCAGAGAATGTGCAAAGGAAATTTTAATTACAATCGATTTACTGGCTGAAAATCGCTTAAAAGATATTCAACCACACGCAATCAAAATCAAAGAGATCGAGCATAATTGTGACAATCTTTATCGTAAATCACTAAAGAACTTGTTTGGAAAAGAAACGGATCCAATCAAGGTCATTCAATACAAAGAAATTTACGAAACACTTGAAGAAATTGCTGATTCCTGTCAAGGTGTTGCCAACAATCTAGAAACAATCATTATGAAGAATGCGTAACGGGGTTAGTTAAACATGGATACATTACTCATCCTTACCATATTTATTGTCATTTGTGCACTTGCTTTTGAT harbors:
- a CDS encoding DUF47 domain-containing protein, translating into MLKRKKDKFSVLLTEIAKNLDETAEYFVSYKVTNQTTLKEFSDTLKEYETKGDNHVHTMIKELNKAFITPIEREDILQLTNSLDDVLDGIEHFSATMEIYSMTSSDEHIDKFSHYIRECAKEILITIDLLAENRLKDIQPHAIKIKEIEHNCDNLYRKSLKNLFGKETDPIKVIQYKEIYETLEEIADSCQGVANNLETIIMKNA
- a CDS encoding ASCH domain-containing protein; amino-acid sequence: MNQKSTLFWETYWKEKLESAPIDAPVSAWAFGADPDHLLDLVLQGKKTATCSGHLFYEKEQEPLPKAGQYAVILDSHDEPKAIIEITHVDVMPMNEVPESFARAEGEGDLSYQYWYRAHQEFFTEALEPYGLEFKEDMLLVCERFKLVYSAS